Within Verrucomicrobiia bacterium, the genomic segment GCGGGTTGGTCGCCGGGTTCTTCGTGGCTATCTGATCGAACGCGCCATAAACGATGCGTTGGGCAACGGTCTTTTTGCCCTGGCCCATCACCGTGTTCACCAGGCGCGACACCAAGGTGCTGTTGAACTTTGCGTCTTTGATGATTGGCCGTTTGGTTGCTTGGCGACGACGTGACATGGTTTGCCTTACAAAGGTTGGTTAAGAATAAAACCGTTAAGCCGCTGGCGCGGCCGCCGCAGGCGCTGCCGCAGCCGCTGGTTTGGCCCCCGGTTTGGGGCGTTTGACACCGTACTTCGACCGGCTGACGCGGCGCTTTTCCACCCCCGCAGCGTCCAGTGTCCCACGGACAATATGATAGCGCACCCCGGGCAAATCCTTGACCCTTCCGCCTCGGACCAAAACAATCGAGTGCTCCTGCAGGTTGTGGCCTTCATCCGGGATATAAGCAATCACCTCGTGCCCGTTGGTCAACCGCACCTTGGCCACCTTGCGCATCGCCGAATTGGGCTTCTTCGGCGTCCGCGTCATCACCTGGATGCAAACGC encodes:
- the rpsL gene encoding 30S ribosomal protein S12; the protein is MPTINQLVRQGRSKLKRKSKSPALHNSPFRRGVCIQVMTRTPKKPNSAMRKVAKVRLTNGHEVIAYIPDEGHNLQEHSIVLVRGGRVKDLPGVRYHIVRGTLDAAGVEKRRVSRSKYGVKRPKPGAKPAAAAAPAAAAPAA